Proteins found in one Hevea brasiliensis isolate MT/VB/25A 57/8 chromosome 18, ASM3005281v1, whole genome shotgun sequence genomic segment:
- the LOC110672077 gene encoding serine/threonine-protein kinase PBL34 isoform X1, whose product MGLGPDSIKVKNFEDKSKSKKKKYEGSRKEEEEESGCWAKFRLMGGCMPSRSKVDSSLSGTTTQYVESKSTDEKSKDQPVVPVMSSTTSNGESAPSTPKFSEELKLASQLRKFTFNDLKLATRNFRPESLLGEGGFGCVFKGWVEENGTAPVKPGTGLTVAVKTLNHDGLQGHKEWLAEVNFLGNLLHPNLVKLIGYCIEDDQRLLVYEFMPRGSLENHLFRKGSLPLPWSIRMKIALGAAKGLAFLHEEAERSVIYRDFKTSNILLDADYNAKLSDFGLAKDGPESGKTHVSTRVMGTYGYAAPEYLMTGHLTSKSDVYSFGVVLLEMLTGRRSMDKNRPNGEHNLVEWARPHLGDRRRFYRLLDPRLEGHFSIKGAQKAIQLAAQCLSRDPKTRPRMSEVVETLKPLPSLKDMASSSYYFQTMQADRNKSNMHNKNGIRTQGGFITRNGQPLRSLSSLSDSRASPYNQPYQSPKPNGKKS is encoded by the exons ATGGGTTTGGGTCCTGATTCTATAAAGGTAAAGAATTTTGAAGATAAATCAAAAAGCAAGAAGAAGAAATATGAGGGAAGTAGAAAGGAGGAGGAAGAGGAGAGTGGGTGTTGGGCTAAATTCAGATTGATGGGAGGTTGCATGCCTTCAAGATCAAAAGTTGATAGCTCTCTAAGCGGTACCACCACTCAATATG TGGAATCTAAATCTACAGATGAGAAGAGCAAAGACCAACCAGTTGTTCCTGTGATGTCCTCTACAACTAGTAATGGAGAAAGTGCTCCATCGACTCCAAAATTCAGTGAGGAACTGAAGCTTGCTTCTCAGCTCCGAAAGTTTACTTTCAACGACCTTAAATTAGCAACCAGGAATTTCAGGCCTGAGAGTCTTCTTGGAGAGGGTGGTTTTGGCTGTGTCTTCAAAGGGTGGGTGGAGGAGAATGGAACTGCTCCAGTGAAACCTGGCACAGGACTTACGGTAGCAGTGAAAACCCTCAACCATGATGGACTTCAGGGTCATAAGGAGTGGCTT gctgaagttaacTTTCTTGGCAACCTTCTCCATCCCAATTTGGTTAAATTGATCGGTTATTGTATTGAAGATGATCAGAGGTTGCTGGTGTATGAGTTTATGCCTAGAGGAAGTTTGGAGAACCACCTCTTCAGAA AAGggtccttgcctcttccttggtCTATCAGAATGAAAATTGCACTTGGTGCTGCAAAGGGTCTTGCCTTCCTTCATGAAGAGGCTGAAAGATCAGTGATATATCGTGATTTTAAGACATCTAATATCTTATTAGATGCG GATTACAATGCCAAGCTCTCTGATTTTGGACTTGCCAAAGATGGTCCCGAAAGTGGTAAAACTCATGTATCTACTCGAGTAATGGGAACATATGGCTATGCTGCCCCAGAATATTTGATGACTG GACATTTGACCTCAAAGAGTGATGTCTACAGTTTTGGAGTAGTTTTGCTTGAAATGCTGACTGGCAGAAGATCCATGGACAAAAACCGCCCAAATGGGGAGCACAACCTTGTTGAATGGGCAAGACCTCATTTGGGAGATCGGAGAAGGTTCTACAGATTATTAGATCCTCGTCTTGAAGGTCACTTTTCAATCAAAGGTGCTCAGAAAGCTATACAACTGGCTGCTCAGTGTCTTAGCCGTGATCCCAAAACTAGACCCCGAATGAGCGAAGTTGTTGAAACACTAAAGCCTTTGCCTAGCTTGAAGGATATGGCCAGCTCTTCCTATTATTTCCAAACTATGCAAGCAGATCGGAACAAGTCAAATATGCATAATAAAAATGGCATCAGAACACAGGGAGGATTTATAACAAGGAATGGACAACCATTGAGGAGCTTATCCAGTCTAAGTGATTCACGTGCTTCTCCATATAACCAGCCATACCAGTCACCAAAACCTAATGGGAAAAAATCATAG
- the LOC110672078 gene encoding hypersensitive-induced response protein 1 — MGQACGCIQVEQSKVAIREHFGKYNAVLDPGCHCLPWCLGYKVSGILSLRVQQLDIRCETKTKDNVFVNVVASIQYRALAEKAADAYYKLSNTKAQIQAYVFDVIRASVPKLSLDAAFEQKNEIAKAVEDELEKAMSAYGFEIVQTLIVDIEPDTNVKRAMNEINAAARQRVAASERAEGDKILQIKRAEGEAESKYLSGVGIARQRQAIVDGLRDSVLGFSENVPGTSAKDVMDMVLLTQYFDTMKEIGASSKSSSVFIPHGPGAVKDIASQIRDGLLQGNSAIQH, encoded by the exons ATGGGTCAAGCATGCGGTTGCATTCAAGTGGAACAATCAAAAGTTGCTATCAGGGAACACTTTGGAAAGTATAATGCTGTGCTGGATCCTGGCTGCCACTGCTTGCCATGGTGCCTGGGATACAAAGTGTCTGGTATACTTTCTCTGCGTGTACAACAACTTGATATTAGGTGTGAGACAAAAACAAAG GATAATGTATTTGTCAATGTGGTTGCCTCTATTCAATATCGTGCATTGGCAGAAAAAGCAGCAGACGCCTACTATAAGCTCTCCAATACCAAAGCTCAAATTCAGGCCTATGTTTTTGATG TCATCAGGGCAAGTGTTCCAAAATTGAGCTTGGATGCTGCTTTTGAACAGAAGAATGAAATTGCAAAAGCTGTTGAAGATGAACTTGAAAAG GCCATGTCTGCCTATGGGTTTGAAATAGTGCAGACTCTTATTGTGGATATAGAACCAGATACTAATGTGAAGAGGGCAATGAATGAGATAAATGCAG CTGCAAGACAGAGAGTGGCAGCAAGTGAAAGGGCAGAAGGAGATAAGATATTGCAGATTAAGCGAGCTGAAGGAGAAGCAGAATCCAAATACCTTTCAGGGGTTGGCATAGCTCGTCAGCGCCAGGCGATTGTTGATGGACTAAGGGATAGCGTGCTTGGCTTCTCTGAGAATGTGCCTGGAACAAGTGCTAAGGATGTGATGGATATGGTGCTGTTGACTCAATACTTCGATACAATGAAGGAAATTGGAGCGTCCTCAAAATCCTCGTCTGTTTTCATCCCACATGGCCCTGGTGCAGTGAAAGATATTGCCTCGCAGATTCGTGATGGACTTCTTCAGGGAAATTCTGCAATTCAGCACTAG
- the LOC110672077 gene encoding serine/threonine-protein kinase PBL34 isoform X2, giving the protein MGLGPDSIKVKNFEDKSKSKKKKYEGSRKEEEEESGCWAKFRLMGGCMPSRSKVDSSLSGTTTQYVESKSTDEKSKDQPVVPVMSSTTSNGESAPSTPKFSEELKLASQLRKFTFNDLKLATRNFRPESLLGEGGFGCVFKGWVEENGTAPVKPGTGLTVAVKTLNHDGLQGHKEWLAEVNFLGNLLHPNLVKLIGYCIEDDQRLLVYEFMPRGSLENHLFRRSLPLPWSIRMKIALGAAKGLAFLHEEAERSVIYRDFKTSNILLDADYNAKLSDFGLAKDGPESGKTHVSTRVMGTYGYAAPEYLMTGHLTSKSDVYSFGVVLLEMLTGRRSMDKNRPNGEHNLVEWARPHLGDRRRFYRLLDPRLEGHFSIKGAQKAIQLAAQCLSRDPKTRPRMSEVVETLKPLPSLKDMASSSYYFQTMQADRNKSNMHNKNGIRTQGGFITRNGQPLRSLSSLSDSRASPYNQPYQSPKPNGKKS; this is encoded by the exons ATGGGTTTGGGTCCTGATTCTATAAAGGTAAAGAATTTTGAAGATAAATCAAAAAGCAAGAAGAAGAAATATGAGGGAAGTAGAAAGGAGGAGGAAGAGGAGAGTGGGTGTTGGGCTAAATTCAGATTGATGGGAGGTTGCATGCCTTCAAGATCAAAAGTTGATAGCTCTCTAAGCGGTACCACCACTCAATATG TGGAATCTAAATCTACAGATGAGAAGAGCAAAGACCAACCAGTTGTTCCTGTGATGTCCTCTACAACTAGTAATGGAGAAAGTGCTCCATCGACTCCAAAATTCAGTGAGGAACTGAAGCTTGCTTCTCAGCTCCGAAAGTTTACTTTCAACGACCTTAAATTAGCAACCAGGAATTTCAGGCCTGAGAGTCTTCTTGGAGAGGGTGGTTTTGGCTGTGTCTTCAAAGGGTGGGTGGAGGAGAATGGAACTGCTCCAGTGAAACCTGGCACAGGACTTACGGTAGCAGTGAAAACCCTCAACCATGATGGACTTCAGGGTCATAAGGAGTGGCTT gctgaagttaacTTTCTTGGCAACCTTCTCCATCCCAATTTGGTTAAATTGATCGGTTATTGTATTGAAGATGATCAGAGGTTGCTGGTGTATGAGTTTATGCCTAGAGGAAGTTTGGAGAACCACCTCTTCAGAA ggtccttgcctcttccttggtCTATCAGAATGAAAATTGCACTTGGTGCTGCAAAGGGTCTTGCCTTCCTTCATGAAGAGGCTGAAAGATCAGTGATATATCGTGATTTTAAGACATCTAATATCTTATTAGATGCG GATTACAATGCCAAGCTCTCTGATTTTGGACTTGCCAAAGATGGTCCCGAAAGTGGTAAAACTCATGTATCTACTCGAGTAATGGGAACATATGGCTATGCTGCCCCAGAATATTTGATGACTG GACATTTGACCTCAAAGAGTGATGTCTACAGTTTTGGAGTAGTTTTGCTTGAAATGCTGACTGGCAGAAGATCCATGGACAAAAACCGCCCAAATGGGGAGCACAACCTTGTTGAATGGGCAAGACCTCATTTGGGAGATCGGAGAAGGTTCTACAGATTATTAGATCCTCGTCTTGAAGGTCACTTTTCAATCAAAGGTGCTCAGAAAGCTATACAACTGGCTGCTCAGTGTCTTAGCCGTGATCCCAAAACTAGACCCCGAATGAGCGAAGTTGTTGAAACACTAAAGCCTTTGCCTAGCTTGAAGGATATGGCCAGCTCTTCCTATTATTTCCAAACTATGCAAGCAGATCGGAACAAGTCAAATATGCATAATAAAAATGGCATCAGAACACAGGGAGGATTTATAACAAGGAATGGACAACCATTGAGGAGCTTATCCAGTCTAAGTGATTCACGTGCTTCTCCATATAACCAGCCATACCAGTCACCAAAACCTAATGGGAAAAAATCATAG
- the LOC110672077 gene encoding serine/threonine-protein kinase PBL34 isoform X3: MSSTTSNGESAPSTPKFSEELKLASQLRKFTFNDLKLATRNFRPESLLGEGGFGCVFKGWVEENGTAPVKPGTGLTVAVKTLNHDGLQGHKEWLAEVNFLGNLLHPNLVKLIGYCIEDDQRLLVYEFMPRGSLENHLFRKGSLPLPWSIRMKIALGAAKGLAFLHEEAERSVIYRDFKTSNILLDADYNAKLSDFGLAKDGPESGKTHVSTRVMGTYGYAAPEYLMTGHLTSKSDVYSFGVVLLEMLTGRRSMDKNRPNGEHNLVEWARPHLGDRRRFYRLLDPRLEGHFSIKGAQKAIQLAAQCLSRDPKTRPRMSEVVETLKPLPSLKDMASSSYYFQTMQADRNKSNMHNKNGIRTQGGFITRNGQPLRSLSSLSDSRASPYNQPYQSPKPNGKKS, encoded by the exons ATGTCCTCTACAACTAGTAATGGAGAAAGTGCTCCATCGACTCCAAAATTCAGTGAGGAACTGAAGCTTGCTTCTCAGCTCCGAAAGTTTACTTTCAACGACCTTAAATTAGCAACCAGGAATTTCAGGCCTGAGAGTCTTCTTGGAGAGGGTGGTTTTGGCTGTGTCTTCAAAGGGTGGGTGGAGGAGAATGGAACTGCTCCAGTGAAACCTGGCACAGGACTTACGGTAGCAGTGAAAACCCTCAACCATGATGGACTTCAGGGTCATAAGGAGTGGCTT gctgaagttaacTTTCTTGGCAACCTTCTCCATCCCAATTTGGTTAAATTGATCGGTTATTGTATTGAAGATGATCAGAGGTTGCTGGTGTATGAGTTTATGCCTAGAGGAAGTTTGGAGAACCACCTCTTCAGAA AAGggtccttgcctcttccttggtCTATCAGAATGAAAATTGCACTTGGTGCTGCAAAGGGTCTTGCCTTCCTTCATGAAGAGGCTGAAAGATCAGTGATATATCGTGATTTTAAGACATCTAATATCTTATTAGATGCG GATTACAATGCCAAGCTCTCTGATTTTGGACTTGCCAAAGATGGTCCCGAAAGTGGTAAAACTCATGTATCTACTCGAGTAATGGGAACATATGGCTATGCTGCCCCAGAATATTTGATGACTG GACATTTGACCTCAAAGAGTGATGTCTACAGTTTTGGAGTAGTTTTGCTTGAAATGCTGACTGGCAGAAGATCCATGGACAAAAACCGCCCAAATGGGGAGCACAACCTTGTTGAATGGGCAAGACCTCATTTGGGAGATCGGAGAAGGTTCTACAGATTATTAGATCCTCGTCTTGAAGGTCACTTTTCAATCAAAGGTGCTCAGAAAGCTATACAACTGGCTGCTCAGTGTCTTAGCCGTGATCCCAAAACTAGACCCCGAATGAGCGAAGTTGTTGAAACACTAAAGCCTTTGCCTAGCTTGAAGGATATGGCCAGCTCTTCCTATTATTTCCAAACTATGCAAGCAGATCGGAACAAGTCAAATATGCATAATAAAAATGGCATCAGAACACAGGGAGGATTTATAACAAGGAATGGACAACCATTGAGGAGCTTATCCAGTCTAAGTGATTCACGTGCTTCTCCATATAACCAGCCATACCAGTCACCAAAACCTAATGGGAAAAAATCATAG